The following are encoded together in the Streptomyces sp. NBC_00341 genome:
- the rhaI gene encoding L-rhamnose isomerase, with the protein MSEPTGHESRTARAIATLKQQAIETPSWAYGNSGTRFKVFAQPGVPRTAREKVDDAAKVQEFTGVAPVVALHIPWDKQDGIDGYRDLATYAGERGVRLGTVNANVFQDDAYKLGSVTNPDPAVRRKALGHLMECVEIMGATGSRDLKLWFSDGTNYPGQDDISARQGRLEEALHAVYEALGEEQRLILEYKLFEPAFYATDVPDWGTSYAHCLKLGDRAKVCVDTGHHAPGTNIEFIVAFLLREGKLGAFDFNSRFYADDDLMAGAADPFQLFRIMHEVQGGGGLEEDSGIAFMLDQCHNIEQKIPAVIRSVMNVQEATAKALLVDREALKAAQRSGDVLAANAVLMDAYNTDVRPLLATVRTEMGLAPDPVAAYHASGWQQRIEVERVGGEQAGWGA; encoded by the coding sequence TTGAGTGAGCCGACAGGGCACGAGTCGCGTACCGCGCGTGCCATAGCGACGCTGAAGCAGCAGGCGATAGAGACCCCTTCGTGGGCCTACGGCAACTCGGGTACGCGCTTCAAGGTGTTCGCGCAGCCGGGCGTGCCGCGTACGGCGCGGGAGAAGGTGGATGACGCCGCGAAGGTGCAGGAGTTCACCGGTGTAGCCCCCGTGGTCGCCCTGCACATTCCGTGGGACAAGCAGGACGGCATCGACGGCTACCGCGACCTCGCCACGTACGCGGGGGAGCGCGGGGTGCGGCTCGGCACCGTCAACGCGAACGTCTTCCAGGACGACGCCTACAAGCTCGGCTCGGTCACCAACCCCGATCCCGCCGTGCGACGCAAGGCGCTCGGTCACCTGATGGAGTGCGTCGAGATCATGGGCGCCACGGGGTCGCGCGACCTGAAGCTGTGGTTCTCGGACGGCACCAACTACCCGGGCCAGGACGACATCAGCGCCCGCCAGGGCCGCCTGGAGGAGGCCCTGCACGCCGTCTACGAGGCTCTGGGCGAGGAGCAGCGGCTCATCCTGGAGTACAAGCTCTTCGAGCCCGCCTTCTACGCGACCGACGTGCCGGACTGGGGCACCTCGTACGCGCACTGCCTCAAGCTCGGCGACAGGGCGAAGGTCTGTGTGGACACGGGCCACCACGCGCCGGGCACGAACATCGAGTTCATTGTCGCCTTCCTGCTGCGCGAGGGGAAGCTCGGCGCCTTCGACTTCAACTCCCGCTTCTACGCCGACGACGACCTGATGGCGGGCGCGGCCGACCCCTTCCAGCTCTTCCGCATCATGCACGAGGTGCAGGGCGGCGGCGGTCTGGAGGAGGACTCGGGGATCGCCTTCATGCTCGACCAGTGCCACAACATCGAGCAGAAGATCCCGGCCGTCATCCGTTCGGTCATGAACGTGCAGGAGGCGACCGCGAAGGCGCTCCTCGTGGACAGGGAGGCACTGAAGGCCGCGCAGCGGTCCGGTGACGTCCTGGCCGCGAACGCCGTGCTGATGGACGCGTACAACACCGATGTGCGTCCGCTTCTCGCCACGGTCCGCACCGAGATGGGCCTCGCTCCCGACCCGGTCGCCGCCTACCACGCCTCCGGTTGGCAGCAGCGGATCGAGGTCGAGCGCGTCGGCGGCGAGCAGGCCGGCTGGGGCGCCTGA
- a CDS encoding APC family permease, with product MSKLTDVPKRILIGRALRSDKLGETLLPKRIALPVFASDPLSSVAYAPGEVLLVLSIAGVSAYHFSPWIAVAVVVLMFTVVASYRQNVHAYPSGGGDYEVATTNLGPKAGLTVASALLVDYVLTVAVSIASGVENLGSAIPFVVEHKTACAVAAIVLLTVMNLRGVKESGKLFAIPTYLFVAGVFIMIVWGAFRGLVLGDTMHAPTSGYTIRAEHQGLAGFALVFLLLRAFSSGCAALTGVEAISNGVPAFRKPKSKNAATTLAAMGLLAVTMFCGIIGLAMATDVKMAENPAKDLISNGSPVGSGFVQDPVISQVAAAVFGDGTFFFVILAAATALVLFLAANTAYNGFPLLGSILAQDSYLPRQLHTRGDRLAFSNGIVLLAGAAILLVVIYGADSTRLIQLYIVGVFVSFTLSQTGMVRHWNRHLRAEKDPLKRRHMIRSRAINTFGAFFTGLVLVVVLATKFTHGAWVALLGMVIFYGTMTAIRKHYDRVAAEIAADEGPSDESIRPSRVHSIVLVSKLHRPTLRALAYAKLIRTDHLEALSISVDPAETKALREDWERRGINVPLKILDSPYREVTRPVIEYVKGLRRESPRDVVSVYIPEYVVGHWYEHLLHNQSALRLKGRLLFTPGVMVTSVPYQLESSEAAKKRARRRADWTAPGSVRRGPVERRSKEHTHKS from the coding sequence GTGTCCAAACTGACCGACGTGCCCAAACGGATCCTGATCGGACGGGCCCTGCGCAGCGACAAGCTGGGGGAGACACTCCTCCCCAAACGCATCGCCCTGCCCGTCTTCGCATCCGATCCGCTGTCCTCGGTGGCGTACGCACCCGGAGAAGTCCTCCTGGTGCTGTCCATCGCAGGCGTGTCGGCGTACCACTTCAGCCCGTGGATCGCGGTCGCCGTCGTGGTCCTGATGTTCACCGTCGTCGCCTCGTACCGGCAGAACGTGCACGCGTACCCGAGCGGGGGCGGCGACTACGAGGTCGCGACCACCAACCTCGGCCCGAAGGCCGGGCTGACCGTGGCCAGCGCCCTCCTGGTCGACTACGTCCTCACCGTCGCCGTGTCGATCGCCTCCGGGGTGGAGAACCTCGGCTCCGCGATCCCGTTCGTCGTCGAGCACAAGACGGCCTGTGCCGTCGCGGCCATCGTGCTGCTCACGGTGATGAACCTGCGCGGCGTGAAGGAGTCCGGGAAGCTCTTCGCCATCCCCACGTACCTCTTCGTGGCCGGCGTCTTCATCATGATCGTGTGGGGTGCCTTCCGCGGACTGGTGCTGGGCGACACCATGCACGCCCCGACCTCCGGCTACACGATCAGGGCCGAACACCAGGGACTGGCGGGCTTCGCCCTCGTCTTCCTCCTGCTGCGGGCGTTCTCCTCCGGCTGCGCCGCCCTCACCGGCGTCGAGGCGATCAGCAACGGCGTCCCCGCGTTCCGCAAGCCCAAGAGCAAGAACGCCGCCACCACCCTCGCGGCGATGGGCCTGCTGGCCGTCACCATGTTCTGCGGCATCATCGGGCTGGCCATGGCCACCGACGTGAAGATGGCGGAGAACCCGGCGAAGGACCTGATCAGCAACGGCTCCCCGGTCGGATCCGGCTTCGTCCAGGACCCGGTGATCTCCCAGGTCGCGGCCGCCGTGTTCGGTGACGGGACGTTCTTCTTCGTCATCCTCGCCGCGGCCACCGCGCTCGTGCTCTTCCTGGCCGCGAACACCGCGTACAACGGCTTCCCGCTGCTCGGCTCGATCCTGGCCCAGGACAGCTACCTGCCCCGTCAGCTGCACACCCGCGGTGACCGGCTCGCCTTCTCCAACGGCATCGTGCTGCTGGCCGGCGCCGCGATCCTGCTGGTCGTGATCTACGGGGCGGACTCGACCCGGCTGATCCAGCTCTACATCGTCGGCGTGTTCGTCTCCTTCACCCTGAGCCAGACCGGCATGGTGCGGCACTGGAACCGCCACCTGCGCGCCGAGAAGGACCCGCTCAAGCGCCGCCACATGATCCGCTCCCGCGCGATCAACACCTTCGGCGCCTTCTTCACCGGCCTGGTGCTCGTCGTCGTCCTCGCCACCAAGTTCACCCACGGCGCCTGGGTCGCGCTGCTCGGCATGGTGATCTTCTACGGCACGATGACCGCGATCCGTAAGCACTACGACCGGGTCGCCGCGGAGATCGCCGCCGACGAGGGGCCGTCCGACGAGAGCATCAGGCCCTCCCGGGTCCACTCGATCGTCCTGGTCTCCAAGCTCCACCGCCCCACCCTGCGCGCGCTCGCCTACGCGAAGCTGATTCGCACGGACCATCTGGAGGCGCTCTCCATCAGCGTCGACCCGGCCGAGACGAAGGCGCTCAGGGAGGACTGGGAGCGGCGCGGCATCAACGTACCGCTGAAGATCCTCGACTCCCCGTACCGCGAGGTGACCCGCCCGGTCATCGAGTACGTCAAGGGCCTGCGCCGGGAGAGCCCGCGCGACGTCGTGAGCGTCTACATCCCCGAGTACGTCGTCGGCCATTGGTACGAGCACCTGCTGCACAACCAGAGCGCCCTGCGGCTCAAGGGCCGGCTGCTCTTCACCCCGGGGGTGATGGTCACCTCGGTCCCGTACCAGCTGGAATCCTCGGAGGCGGCCAAGAAGCGCGCCCGCAGGCGCGCGGACTGGACCGCACCGGGCTCGGTGCGCCGGGGACCGGTGGAGCGCAGGTCCAAGGAGCACACGCACAAGAGCTGA
- a CDS encoding class I SAM-dependent RNA methyltransferase: MQNESTSPQTGEAQTVESLVGREYEVEVGPVAHGGHCIARTAEGQVLFVRHTLPGEKVIAKVTDGTAESRFLRADAVQIIEESKDRVKAPCPFAGPGKCGGCDWQHAKPGAQRRLKGEVIAEQLQHLAGLTPEEAGWDGTVMPAEGDKLPPGEVPAWRTRVQYAIDEDGRVGLRKHRSHDIEIIDQCLIAAPGVSELGIEKQDWPQMATVEAIAATGSNDRQVILTPRTGGRLPLVELDKPVSVLRVDEHDGGVHRVHGRGFVRERADDRTYRVGSGGFWQVHPQAAYTLVKAVMQGLMPRKGEMALDLYCGVGLFAGSLAERLGDKGAVLGIESGKRAVEDARHNLKDLERVRIEHGKVDQILPRTGITEADLIVLDPPRAGAGKQTVKRLAALGARRIAYVACDPAALARDLAYFAEGGYKVRTLRAFDLFPMTHHVECVAILEPVKKDD, from the coding sequence ATGCAGAACGAATCCACTTCGCCGCAGACGGGCGAAGCCCAGACCGTGGAATCGCTCGTGGGGCGGGAGTACGAGGTCGAGGTCGGCCCGGTCGCCCACGGCGGCCACTGCATCGCCCGGACCGCCGAGGGCCAGGTCCTGTTCGTACGCCACACGCTCCCCGGCGAGAAGGTCATCGCCAAGGTGACCGACGGGACGGCCGAATCCCGCTTCCTGCGCGCCGACGCGGTACAGATCATCGAGGAGTCCAAGGACCGGGTGAAGGCCCCCTGCCCGTTCGCGGGCCCCGGCAAGTGCGGCGGCTGCGACTGGCAGCACGCCAAGCCCGGCGCCCAGCGACGGCTCAAGGGCGAAGTGATCGCCGAACAGCTCCAGCACCTCGCGGGCCTCACCCCGGAGGAGGCCGGCTGGGACGGCACCGTCATGCCGGCCGAGGGCGACAAGCTCCCGCCGGGCGAGGTCCCGGCCTGGCGCACCCGGGTCCAGTACGCCATCGACGAGGACGGCCGGGTCGGCCTGCGCAAGCACCGCTCGCACGACATCGAGATCATCGACCAGTGCCTGATCGCCGCCCCCGGCGTCTCCGAGCTCGGCATCGAGAAGCAGGACTGGCCCCAGATGGCCACGGTGGAGGCCATCGCCGCCACCGGCTCCAACGACCGCCAGGTCATCCTGACCCCCCGCACCGGCGGCCGCCTCCCGCTGGTCGAGCTCGACAAGCCCGTCTCGGTCCTGCGCGTCGACGAGCACGACGGCGGCGTCCACCGCGTCCACGGCCGGGGCTTCGTCCGCGAACGCGCCGACGACCGCACCTACCGCGTGGGCTCCGGCGGCTTCTGGCAGGTCCACCCGCAGGCCGCGTACACCCTGGTGAAGGCCGTCATGCAGGGCCTCATGCCGCGCAAGGGCGAGATGGCCCTCGACCTGTACTGCGGCGTCGGCCTCTTCGCCGGCTCCCTCGCGGAACGCCTCGGCGACAAGGGCGCGGTCCTCGGCATCGAGTCCGGCAAGCGCGCGGTGGAGGATGCCCGCCACAACCTCAAGGACCTGGAGCGGGTCCGCATCGAGCACGGCAAGGTCGACCAGATCCTGCCCCGCACCGGCATCACAGAGGCCGACCTCATCGTCCTCGACCCGCCCCGCGCGGGGGCCGGCAAGCAGACGGTGAAGCGCCTCGCCGCCCTCGGCGCCCGCCGCATCGCGTACGTCGCGTGCGACCCGGCGGCCCTGGCGCGGGACCTGGCGTACTTCGCGGAGGGCGGCTACAAGGTACGGACGCTGCGGGCGTTCGACCTGTTCCCGATGACGCATCACGTGGAGTGTGTGGCGATTCTGGAGCCGGTGAAGAAGGACGACTGA
- a CDS encoding DUF3159 domain-containing protein — MTSLDKPTSETDPTTRTDQQEADAKAVTEAALFEAFGGIRGMVETVLPGLLFVTIFTIDKNLTYSAIAALAVSLVLVAVRLIRRDTVKHAFSGVFGVAFGVVFAKMTGNAKDFYLPGMIYTLGLALAYLVTTVAGMPLIGLILGPVFKENLSWRTRNPGRKKAYAKASYAWGLILLAKCAILFPLYWWGDTTQFGWVLVALKIPPFLLAVYLTWVFLAKAPPPIDVFAEMEAEEQAEKDRKAEQTRAAAAAEAARGQEF; from the coding sequence GTGACGTCTCTTGACAAGCCGACGTCCGAAACGGACCCCACCACCCGCACCGACCAGCAGGAGGCTGACGCGAAGGCGGTCACGGAGGCCGCGCTCTTCGAGGCCTTCGGCGGCATCCGGGGCATGGTGGAGACAGTCCTGCCGGGACTGCTCTTCGTCACGATCTTCACCATCGACAAGAACCTCACGTACTCGGCCATCGCGGCCCTGGCGGTGTCGCTGGTGCTCGTGGCCGTCCGGCTCATCCGCAGGGACACCGTCAAGCACGCCTTCAGCGGCGTCTTCGGTGTGGCCTTCGGTGTCGTCTTCGCGAAGATGACCGGCAACGCCAAGGACTTCTATCTCCCGGGCATGATCTACACGCTCGGACTGGCCCTCGCCTACCTGGTCACCACGGTGGCGGGAATGCCGCTGATCGGCCTGATCCTCGGCCCGGTCTTCAAGGAGAACCTCTCCTGGCGCACCAGGAACCCCGGCCGCAAGAAGGCCTACGCCAAGGCCAGCTACGCCTGGGGACTGATCCTGCTCGCCAAGTGCGCGATCCTCTTCCCGCTGTACTGGTGGGGCGACACCACCCAGTTCGGCTGGGTCCTGGTGGCACTGAAGATCCCGCCGTTCCTGCTCGCCGTCTACCTCACCTGGGTCTTCCTGGCCAAGGCGCCGCCGCCCATCGACGTCTTCGCCGAGATGGAGGCCGAGGAGCAGGCCGAGAAGGACCGCAAGGCCGAGCAGACCCGCGCGGCGGCCGCCGCCGAAGCGGCCCGCGGTCAGGAGTTCTGA
- a CDS encoding TrkA family potassium uptake protein produces MRVAIAGAGAVGRSIAAELLENGHEVLLVDKAPTAISVERVPMAEWLLADACEITSLDEAALQRCNVVIAATGDDKVNLVVSLLAKTEYGVPRVVARVNNPKNEWLFNESWGVDVAVSTPRLMSALVEEAVSVGDLVRLLRFSHGDANLVELTLPPESALAGTQVGDVAWPEDTSLVTIIRGQRVLTPSTEETLEAGDELLFVAAQAREEQLEDLLSVRQGDSES; encoded by the coding sequence ATGCGTGTCGCGATTGCCGGGGCCGGTGCGGTGGGCCGTTCCATCGCGGCCGAGCTGCTGGAGAACGGCCACGAGGTGCTGCTCGTCGACAAGGCGCCGACCGCCATCTCGGTGGAGCGGGTGCCGATGGCCGAGTGGCTGCTGGCGGACGCCTGCGAGATCACCTCGCTGGACGAGGCGGCGTTGCAGCGCTGCAACGTCGTGATCGCCGCGACCGGCGACGACAAGGTGAACCTGGTCGTCTCGCTGCTCGCCAAGACGGAGTACGGCGTGCCGAGGGTGGTCGCCCGGGTGAACAACCCGAAGAACGAGTGGCTGTTCAACGAGTCCTGGGGCGTCGATGTGGCGGTCTCCACCCCGAGGCTGATGTCGGCCCTGGTCGAGGAGGCGGTGAGCGTCGGTGATCTGGTCCGGCTGCTGCGCTTCAGCCACGGCGACGCCAACCTGGTCGAGCTGACGCTGCCCCCGGAGTCGGCGCTGGCCGGTACCCAGGTCGGGGATGTGGCGTGGCCCGAGGACACCTCGCTGGTCACGATCATCCGCGGCCAGCGGGTCCTGACGCCGAGCACGGAGGAGACCCTGGAGGCCGGTGACGAGCTGCTGTTCGTCGCGGCCCAGGCGCGTGAGGAGCAGCTGGAGGACCTGCTCTCGGTGCGCCAGGGGGACTCGGAGAGCTGA
- a CDS encoding OB-fold nucleic acid binding domain-containing protein yields MSAVPRFEKAGKAERPSGRFRRMLDRLSSSQEDLECEELAEDSHASGCTRISECSDRQIVKVTGTLRTVTLRPRAGVPALEAELFDGTAPLDVVWLGRRSIVGIEPGRKLIASGRISMSHGRRVLFNPKYELRPLGKE; encoded by the coding sequence ATGAGTGCTGTCCCTCGATTCGAGAAGGCCGGGAAGGCCGAGCGGCCGTCCGGGCGCTTCCGCCGGATGCTCGACCGGCTCTCCAGCTCCCAGGAGGACCTGGAGTGCGAGGAGCTGGCGGAGGACTCGCACGCCTCGGGATGCACCCGGATCTCCGAGTGCAGTGACCGACAGATCGTGAAGGTCACTGGTACCTTGCGGACGGTCACCCTGCGACCGCGCGCCGGAGTGCCCGCCCTGGAGGCGGAGCTCTTCGACGGCACCGCTCCGCTGGACGTGGTCTGGCTCGGCCGCCGCTCCATCGTGGGCATCGAGCCGGGCCGCAAGCTCATCGCCTCGGGCCGGATCTCCATGAGCCACGGGCGCCGGGTGCTGTTCAACCCCAAATACGAACTCCGACCGCTCGGCAAGGAGTAG
- a CDS encoding TrkA family potassium uptake protein, with amino-acid sequence MHIVIMGCGRVGAALAQTLEQQGHTVAVIDQDPTAFRRLGSGFGGRRVSGVGFDQDTLREAGIEEAGAFAAVSSGDNSNIIAARVAREMFGIENVAARIYDPRRAEVYQRLGIPTVATVRWTADQMLRRLLPSGAEPLWRDPSGGVQLAEVHTTPSWIGHKISTLQEETGVRVAFLTRLGEAILPSSQTVLQEGDLVHVMMRTDEIAKVEAAFAEGPEEGGH; translated from the coding sequence GTGCACATCGTCATCATGGGCTGCGGGCGAGTAGGAGCCGCTCTCGCGCAGACCCTGGAGCAGCAGGGGCACACGGTCGCCGTCATCGACCAGGACCCCACCGCGTTCCGGCGCCTCGGCTCCGGATTCGGCGGCCGACGTGTCAGTGGCGTCGGTTTCGACCAGGACACCCTCCGAGAGGCGGGGATCGAAGAGGCCGGCGCGTTCGCGGCGGTCAGCAGCGGCGACAACTCCAACATCATCGCGGCCCGGGTGGCGCGCGAGATGTTCGGCATCGAGAACGTCGCGGCCAGGATCTACGACCCCCGGCGCGCCGAGGTCTACCAGCGGCTCGGCATCCCCACGGTCGCCACGGTGCGCTGGACGGCGGACCAGATGCTGCGCCGGCTGCTGCCCTCGGGCGCCGAGCCGCTGTGGCGGGATCCGAGCGGCGGTGTGCAGCTCGCGGAGGTGCACACCACACCGTCCTGGATCGGCCACAAGATCAGCACGCTGCAGGAGGAGACGGGCGTCCGCGTGGCGTTCCTCACCCGACTGGGCGAAGCCATACTGCCGTCGTCGCAGACGGTGCTGCAGGAGGGCGATCTGGTCCACGTGATGATGCGTACGGACGAGATCGCGAAGGTCGAGGCGGCCTTCGCCGAGGGCCCTGAGGAGGGCGGTCACTGA
- a CDS encoding LacI family DNA-binding transcriptional regulator — MQPTPRRMPTLDEVAARAGVSRAVASRAINNVPHVSRAKREAVERAVRELGYVPNSTARALAGSKFGAVVLAASSDETGLFADPFFAEIIVGVSTALEETDLQLILVLANTPRGRGRLQQMVRSGRADGIMLMALRGDDPLGRLAEDAGMPVVFGGLPLAGEPRWYVDADNRGGARLAADHFVRAGRTRPVMITGQVDSRVSVAREQGFAEGLALAGVPLLGVSSGAFQVEGGAAAMEQLLDANPQLDAVFAASDGMAIGALQVLRRRGRRVPEDVSVIGYDDLAGARHANPPLTTVRQPVRALGHEMARMLVSAINGQDPSPLILPTRLTVRESAP; from the coding sequence ATGCAGCCGACGCCCAGGCGCATGCCGACCCTCGATGAGGTGGCCGCACGAGCCGGCGTGTCGCGCGCAGTGGCTTCCCGGGCGATCAACAACGTCCCGCATGTGAGCCGGGCCAAGCGGGAGGCCGTCGAACGGGCCGTCCGCGAGCTGGGGTACGTGCCGAACTCGACCGCGCGGGCGCTGGCCGGCAGCAAGTTCGGCGCCGTGGTGCTGGCCGCTTCCAGTGACGAGACCGGCCTGTTCGCGGATCCGTTCTTCGCCGAGATCATCGTCGGGGTGAGCACGGCTCTGGAGGAGACCGACCTGCAACTGATCCTGGTGCTCGCCAATACGCCGCGCGGCCGCGGCCGCCTGCAGCAGATGGTCCGCTCAGGCCGTGCCGACGGCATCATGCTGATGGCGCTGCGTGGCGACGACCCGCTGGGACGGCTGGCCGAGGATGCCGGGATGCCGGTTGTCTTCGGCGGCCTGCCCCTGGCCGGGGAGCCCCGCTGGTACGTGGATGCCGACAACAGGGGCGGGGCCAGGCTGGCCGCCGATCACTTCGTGCGCGCGGGGCGGACCCGACCCGTCATGATCACAGGTCAGGTGGACAGCCGGGTTTCGGTGGCCCGCGAGCAGGGCTTCGCCGAAGGACTGGCGCTGGCCGGCGTCCCGCTGCTGGGGGTTTCCTCCGGTGCGTTCCAGGTGGAGGGCGGCGCAGCTGCGATGGAGCAATTGCTTGACGCCAACCCGCAGTTGGACGCGGTTTTCGCGGCATCGGACGGGATGGCGATCGGCGCGCTCCAGGTGCTCCGTCGCCGGGGGCGGCGGGTTCCCGAGGACGTCTCGGTGATCGGCTACGACGACCTGGCCGGGGCTCGGCACGCCAACCCGCCGCTGACCACCGTGCGTCAGCCGGTCAGGGCGCTGGGGCACGAGATGGCGCGGATGCTGGTCAGCGCGATCAACGGGCAGGACCCGAGCCCGCTGATCCTGCCGACCCGGCTGACCGTACGGGAGTCCGCGCCGTAG
- a CDS encoding glycoside hydrolase family 6 protein: MRHLSRVITAALLALPLALAASPSAQAADPTTLTSGFYVDPSSSPALWAAATPGDGRAPAIRDNVATKPMARWFGNWSGTIGTATGAYVGAADVKDKLPILVAYNIPNRDICGGQSGGGAGSTAAYNEWIAAFAGGIGTRPAVVILEPDSLGDTSCMNAAQIAERNSLLNNAITQFNQKAPNTWVYLDAGNPGWQSASKMAANLNAAGLSRAHGFSLNVSNYYGTAQNITYANSINAALKSSSGYTKPFVVDTSRNGNGSNNGEWCNSAGRKIGTPSQKGGGAEMLLWIKTPGESDGNCGVGAGSAAGQFLPEVTYKMIYGY; the protein is encoded by the coding sequence ATGCGTCACCTCTCCCGCGTGATAACGGCAGCGCTGCTTGCCCTGCCGTTGGCCCTCGCCGCCTCTCCGTCCGCCCAGGCCGCCGACCCGACCACGCTGACCAGCGGCTTCTACGTCGACCCCAGCTCCAGCCCGGCCCTCTGGGCCGCCGCCACCCCCGGCGACGGACGGGCGCCCGCTATCCGTGACAACGTCGCCACCAAGCCCATGGCCCGCTGGTTCGGCAACTGGAGCGGCACCATCGGAACCGCGACGGGGGCGTACGTCGGAGCGGCCGACGTCAAGGACAAGTTGCCCATCCTCGTGGCCTACAACATCCCCAACCGCGACATCTGCGGCGGGCAGTCCGGCGGCGGGGCAGGGTCCACCGCCGCCTACAACGAGTGGATCGCCGCGTTTGCCGGCGGCATCGGCACCAGGCCCGCCGTCGTCATCCTCGAGCCGGACTCGCTCGGGGACACCAGCTGTATGAATGCCGCCCAGATCGCCGAGCGCAACTCCCTGCTCAACAACGCGATCACCCAGTTCAACCAGAAGGCCCCCAACACCTGGGTGTACCTCGACGCGGGCAACCCGGGCTGGCAAAGCGCCTCCAAGATGGCCGCGAACCTGAACGCCGCCGGTCTCAGCCGTGCCCACGGCTTCTCGCTGAACGTCTCCAACTACTACGGCACTGCGCAGAACATCACCTACGCCAACTCGATCAATGCCGCGCTGAAGTCGTCCAGCGGATACACCAAGCCGTTCGTCGTGGACACCAGCCGCAATGGCAACGGCTCCAACAACGGTGAGTGGTGCAACTCCGCCGGCCGCAAGATCGGCACCCCCTCCCAGAAGGGCGGTGGCGCCGAGATGCTCCTCTGGATCAAGACGCCCGGCGAGTCCGACGGCAACTGCGGCGTCGGAGCGGGCTCTGCGGCAGGCCAGTTCCTCCCCGAGGTCACCTACAAGATGATCTACGGCTACTGA
- a CDS encoding glycoside hydrolase family 6 protein, with translation MKPRTLRRRTAIVTAALTACAALAATQAQAVPAPDRGHVTPATKFYVDPNSKAARQAIDDLRAGRVQDGLNMAKLAGYPQAAWFTGGTPAEADTKVRKLVRAAKLAHRVPALVAYNIPGRDCSLYSSGGAASSAAYRQWLDAFAQGIGNDKAVVILEPDGLASLPEDCAGDVDPTGELTAHRMADLDYAVRTLKNGTNATVYLDAGNSQWRSVGDITQRLLDAGVQQSDGFVLNISNYQPTDETSQYGTWVSKCMWFATKGPESSRGHADRCASQFYSPDAPNDGTPGNAVSSTDPTTWHWTDSWFDQNVGSPSSKDLAHFVIDTSRNGKGVWTPPPGKYSGDPETWCNPPGRGMGPRPTSDTGVPLVDAYLYVKTIGESDGSCTRNTGSTIDPEYGIVDPAAGAWWPAQAHELARNAEPRLTLNHWSGL, from the coding sequence ATGAAACCCCGCACCCTCCGGCGCCGTACAGCCATCGTCACCGCGGCGCTCACCGCCTGCGCCGCACTCGCCGCCACGCAGGCACAGGCCGTACCCGCCCCTGACCGGGGCCATGTCACCCCAGCCACGAAGTTCTACGTCGACCCGAACAGCAAGGCGGCCCGGCAGGCGATCGACGACCTCAGGGCCGGAAGAGTCCAGGACGGCCTGAACATGGCCAAACTGGCCGGCTACCCGCAGGCAGCGTGGTTCACGGGGGGCACACCGGCCGAAGCCGACACGAAGGTGCGCAAGCTCGTCCGTGCCGCCAAGCTCGCCCACCGTGTCCCGGCCCTGGTGGCATACAACATCCCCGGCCGGGACTGCAGCCTCTACTCCAGCGGCGGAGCCGCCTCGTCGGCCGCCTACCGTCAGTGGCTCGACGCCTTCGCCCAGGGCATCGGCAACGACAAGGCCGTGGTCATCCTGGAACCCGACGGCCTGGCCTCCCTCCCAGAGGACTGCGCCGGCGACGTCGACCCGACCGGAGAACTCACCGCCCACCGGATGGCCGACCTCGACTACGCGGTACGCACTTTGAAGAACGGAACGAACGCCACGGTCTACCTGGACGCGGGCAACAGCCAGTGGCGGTCCGTCGGGGACATCACGCAGCGACTCCTGGACGCCGGCGTCCAGCAGAGCGACGGCTTCGTCCTGAACATATCCAACTACCAGCCCACCGACGAGACCTCCCAGTACGGGACCTGGGTGTCCAAGTGCATGTGGTTCGCCACCAAGGGCCCCGAGTCGTCCCGCGGCCACGCAGACCGGTGCGCCAGTCAGTTCTACTCCCCGGACGCCCCCAACGACGGAACCCCGGGCAACGCCGTCTCCTCCACCGACCCCACCACCTGGCACTGGACCGACAGCTGGTTCGACCAGAACGTGGGCAGCCCGTCCAGCAAGGACCTGGCCCACTTCGTGATCGACACCAGCCGCAACGGCAAGGGCGTATGGACCCCGCCTCCGGGTAAGTACAGCGGCGACCCGGAGACCTGGTGCAACCCGCCCGGGCGGGGCATGGGCCCTCGCCCGACCTCCGACACCGGCGTCCCGCTCGTCGACGCGTACTTGTACGTGAAGACCATCGGCGAGTCCGACGGCAGCTGCACCCGCAACACCGGCAGCACGATCGACCCCGAGTACGGCATCGTCGACCCGGCTGCCGGAGCTTGGTGGCCCGCACAAGCGCACGAACTCGCCCGCAACGCGGAACCCCGCTTGACGCTCAACCACTGGTCCGGACTCTGA